A part of Carassius carassius chromosome 32, fCarCar2.1, whole genome shotgun sequence genomic DNA contains:
- the ganc gene encoding neutral alpha-glucosidase C, whose protein sequence is MEVNVSAESFESLVPGEIQEKFKKNHDIIFYRRQRDKAVSQYFASFETLVFTERGASLELCERDSQDRLCLQIRVTQSGAVRVSFDELQPVKPRYHVSDVLLGDLRYEPLRVNWKREDCVCLTWGLGQYKLLVSFSPFKLEISCDEEEIVTLNPENKLYFETLRDPTRSTLDSCQDDENRCGLWKETFRQFEDIKANGPSSVGMDLSLHGFSHTYGLPEHADTLVLKDTSVKEAYRLYNLDVFGYDINSRLGLYGSVPFLLAHKLERTAGVFWLNASETLVDVKYNPEPNEGEDEPPGKKSKISPQTDVRWISESGTIDCFILLGPTAAQVFSQYAQLTGYQALPPLFSLGYHQCRWNYEDEADVKAVDAGFDLHGIPYDVIWLDIEHTDGKRYFTWDSQLFPNPAELQQHLQKKNRKLVVISDPHIKIDPDWPLYCEAKEGGHFVKNREGVVYEGTCWPGESCYLDFSSSKTRSWYARQFSLSKYEGSTESLFVWNDMNEPSVFNGPEQTMPKDAVHHGGWEHRELHNLYGFYQHMATFEGLLTRSGGTERPFILSRSFFAGSQRLGAIWTGDNVATWEYLKISIPMLLSLSLTGIQFCGADVGGFVQDPDPELLVRWYQASALQPFFRGHSAKMTKRREPWLFGDDVTSAIRSAVQDRYRLLPYWYTLFHQAHTSGLPPIRPLWVEFPSDTSMFAVENQYMIGGALLVCPVTDPGVTEVKILLPGSDELWYDINMAAVHNGAITLDLPVTLDTVPVFQRGGTVVPRRAGCGSSTADLQQHPITLTVALDSKGNADGFLYLDDGHSFSYRDQMQFCLRRFTMRAGRLVNSCANDQGLFVSDDKVESVVILGLNSLKRKPKFKPSMKRPKVSLCGAPKTTVTFEFDAKQGVLTLTGLDLEIHKDWKIEI, encoded by the exons ATGGAGGTGAATGTTTCAGCTGAATCCTTTGAGAG CCTCGTGCCTGGTGAGATTCAAGAGAAGTTTAAGAAAAACCATGACATAATATTCTACag GAGACAGAGAGATAAAGCAGTGTCTCAGTACTTTGCCTCCTTCGAAACTTTAGTATTCACAGAGAGAGGAGCCAGTCTGGAGCTCTGTGAACGGGACTCTCAG GATCGGCTGTGTCTTCAAATACGGGTAACACAAAGTGGAGCAGTCAGGGTGTCTTTTGATGAGCTACAGCCGGTGAAACCACGCTACCATGTTTCAGATGTACTGCTCGGAGACCTGAGATATGAGCC GCTGAGAGTTAATTGGAAGAGAGAGGACTGTGTATGTCTAACTTGGGGTCTGGGACAGTACAAGCTGCTGGTTTCCTTCTCTCCTTTCAAACTAGAGATTTCCTGTGATGAAGAGGAGATTGTCACTCTCAACCCAGAAAACAAACTCTACTTTGAGACTCTGCGAGATCCGACTAG GTCAACTTTAGATTCATGCCAG GACGATGAAAATCGATGTGGGCTGTGGAAGGAAACATTCAGACAGTTTGAGGACATCAAAGCAAATG GTCCTAGTTCTGTGGGGATGGACTTAAGTCTCCATGGGTTTAGCCATACGTATGGTCTTCCTGAACATGCTGATACTCTAGTGTTGAAGGACACAAG TGTCAAGGAGGCGTATCGGCTGTACAACCTGGATGTGTTTGGCTATGACATCAATAGCAGGCTGGGTCTTTATGGATCTGTCCCCTTCCTGCTAGCTCACAAGCTGGAGAGGACAGCTGGAGTGTTCTGGCTGAACGCCTCTGAGACTCTGGTTGATGTCAAGTACAACCCAGAGCCAAATGAG GGTGAGGATGAACCTCCAGGGAAGAAAAGCAAGATCTCACCACAGACTGATGTGAGATGGATATCAGAGAGCGGCACAATCGACTGTTTCATTTTGCTGGGACCCACAGCTGCCCAGGTGTTCTCTCAGTATGCTCAACTCACAG GCTACCAGGCTCTTCCTCCACTCTTCTCTTTGGGCTATCACCAGTGCCGCTGGAACTACGAGGACGAGGCAGATGTGAAAGCGGTGGATGCTGGATTTGACCTCCACGGTATTCCGTATGATGTCATATGGTTGGACATAGAGCACACAGATGGGAAGCGCTACTTCACCTGGGATTCCCAGCTTTTTCCAAACCCAGCTGAATTACAGCAGCACCTTCAGAAGAAGAACAGGAAG CTGGTTGTTATTAGTGATCCGCACATCAAGATTGATCCTGATTGGCCGCTTTACTGTGAGGCTAAAGAAGGGGGCCATTTCGTGAAGAATAGAGAAGGTGTTGTTTATGAAGGAACATGTTGGCCCG GTGAATCCTGTTATTTGGACTTCAGTAGCTCAAAGACAAGGTCATGGTATGCCAGACAGTTCTCTCTAAGCAAATATGAA GGCTCAACAGAATCTTTGTTTGTGTGGAATGACATGAATGAACCGTCGGTCTTTAACGGGCCAGAGCAGACAATGCCCAAAGATGCAGTGCACCACGGAGGATGGGAACACAGGGAACTGCACAACTTGTATGGCTTTTATCAG CATATGGCTACATTTGAGGGCTTATTAACCCGGTCAGGTGGCACAGAGAGGCCGTTTATCCTTTCACGCTCTTTCTTTGCTGGGTCTCAAAGATTAG GTGCCATCTGGACTGGGGACAATGTTGCTACTTGGGAGTACTTGAAGATTTCAATACCCATGCTGCTGTCGCTGAGTTTGACAGGAATACAGTTTTGTGGAG ctgatgTAGGCGGCTTTGTGCAGGATCCAGACCCTGAGCTTCTGGTCCGCTGGTACCAAGCAAGTGCTCTGCAGCCATTTTTCAGGGGACACTCTGCTAAGATGACCAAGAGGCGTGAGCCCTGGCTGTTTGGGGACGATGTGACCTCTGCGATCCGCTCTGCTGTTCAGGACAGATACCGTCTCCTGCCGTACTGGTACACTCTGTTTCACCAAGCACACACGTCAGGCCTGCCTCCCATCAG ACCTCTTTGGGTAGAGTTTCCCAGCGATACAAGCATGTTTGCAGTGGAAAACCAGTACATGATAG GCGGTGCTCTCCTTGTGTGCCCTGTGACAGATCCTGGGGTCACAGAGGTCAAGATTCTGCTCCCGGGGTCTGATGAG ctGTGGTATGACATAAACATGGCAGCGGTACACAATGGTGCGATAACTCTGGATCTGCCAGTGACTCTGGACACT GTGCCTGTGTTCCAGCGTGGGGGGACAGTGGTGCCCAGGAGAGCAGGTTGTGGGTCCAGCACTGCAGACTTACAGCAGCATCCTATCACTCTCACTGTGGCCCTGGACAGTAAG GGCAATGCTGACGGATTTCTTTATCTAGATGATGGCCACTCTTTTAGTTACAGAGACCAGATGCAGTTCTGTCTGCGGCGTTTTACCATGCGAGCTGGCAGGCTTGTCAACAG CTGTGCTAATGATCAAGGCTTGTTTGTCTCGGATGACAAAGTGGAATCAGTGGTCATTCTTGGTCTGAATAGCTTGAAAAGAAAACCCAAGTTCAAGCCAAGTATGAAGAGGCCAAAAGTTTCCTTATGTG GTGCGCCGAAGACAACAGTCACATTTGAATTTGATGCAAAGCAAGGTGTGTTAACTTTAACTGGACTGGACCTAGAAATACACAAAGACTGGAAAATAGAAATTTAG